A genomic window from Qipengyuania oceanensis includes:
- a CDS encoding alpha/beta fold hydrolase, translating to MTQIASEHPDYDGTLLGRFDGERPPAPEWFDEAIAHAPERSTFKVDGARIELLTWGEVGKPGLLFLHGNAAHADWWSFIAPQFADTHRCAAISWSGMGGSDWREHYEIPIFVREALGAIDAAGLAASGSPPVIVAHSFGGFPTLNLARTHPEAIAGAIMVDSTPPRPDGGPPPRLAQGRDQNPRYPSVASALRRFRFMPEQDHGEPAIIDWMARNALHEVPETDEAPGGWTWRFDPRFWQKFERGDLGVEPRVPMGVIIGEKSALFADGQLADLEAMIDDLRFTTVVEDAYHHLLADHPLELVAAIRDGLAKLA from the coding sequence TTGACGCAAATCGCATCGGAGCATCCGGATTATGACGGAACGCTCCTTGGCCGCTTCGACGGCGAACGGCCTCCTGCTCCCGAGTGGTTCGACGAGGCCATCGCGCATGCACCAGAGCGCTCGACGTTCAAGGTCGACGGTGCCCGGATCGAGCTGCTGACATGGGGCGAGGTGGGCAAGCCCGGCCTCCTGTTCCTCCACGGCAATGCGGCCCATGCCGACTGGTGGAGTTTCATCGCGCCGCAGTTTGCGGATACCCATCGCTGCGCCGCGATATCGTGGTCGGGCATGGGCGGGTCGGACTGGCGCGAGCATTATGAGATTCCGATCTTCGTGCGCGAGGCGCTCGGCGCGATCGATGCCGCCGGGCTGGCCGCCTCGGGATCGCCACCGGTGATCGTCGCCCATTCCTTCGGCGGTTTCCCGACTCTCAATCTCGCGCGGACCCATCCCGAGGCCATCGCGGGCGCAATCATGGTCGATTCGACACCGCCGAGGCCCGACGGCGGGCCGCCTCCGCGCCTCGCACAAGGCCGCGACCAGAACCCCCGTTACCCCTCCGTCGCATCCGCCCTGCGGCGGTTCCGGTTCATGCCGGAACAGGACCACGGCGAGCCCGCGATCATCGACTGGATGGCGCGCAATGCGCTGCACGAGGTGCCGGAAACGGACGAGGCGCCGGGCGGCTGGACATGGCGCTTCGATCCGCGTTTCTGGCAGAAGTTCGAGCGCGGCGACCTGGGCGTCGAGCCGCGCGTGCCGATGGGCGTCATCATCGGAGAGAAATCCGCGCTCTTCGCCGACGGTCAGCTCGCGGACCTCGAGGCGATGATCGACGACCTGCGGTTCACCACCGTGGTCGAGGATGCCTATCATCACCTGCTGGCGGATCACCCGCTCGAACTGGTCGCCGCCATTCGTGACGGCTTGGCCAAGCTCGCCTGA